One stretch of Longimicrobium sp. DNA includes these proteins:
- a CDS encoding LptF/LptG family permease has product MRLLSRYVVRTFTATFLMLVLGLPLLFIVGDVTDNIDTYMEKGITGGKLALAYVYQLPLFIQYSFPIAALVATVFTVGGMTRHQEITAAKAGGVSFYRIFLPIALMSVVLAAAAFGLGELTPITLQKRAVLMGDQSMMRNGPRINFVYQTEREGVLTARRLDPEVGEISQVVLERNARGSQPGMHRMAERATWTKAHGWLLQRGYVRELYADGREVTTHFDSLRVAGLIETPEDLLGEPKAPEAMGYREMSRFVGAIERSGGDANPLKVERAQKLAIPMAVMVIVLFGAPLATSSQRGGTAFGVGISLGVTIVYMLLFRVGKAVGSSGAVDPTLAAWFPNGLFLVAGLALMSRVRT; this is encoded by the coding sequence ATGCGGCTTCTCTCGCGTTACGTGGTCCGCACCTTCACGGCCACCTTCCTCATGCTGGTGCTCGGGCTGCCGCTCCTGTTCATCGTGGGCGACGTGACCGACAACATCGACACCTACATGGAGAAGGGGATCACCGGGGGAAAGCTGGCGCTGGCGTACGTCTACCAGCTCCCGCTCTTCATCCAGTACTCCTTCCCCATCGCCGCGCTGGTGGCCACGGTGTTCACCGTGGGGGGGATGACGCGGCACCAGGAGATCACCGCGGCCAAGGCCGGCGGCGTGAGCTTCTACCGCATCTTCCTGCCCATCGCGCTGATGTCGGTGGTGCTGGCGGCGGCCGCGTTCGGGCTGGGCGAGCTGACGCCCATCACGCTGCAGAAGCGCGCCGTGCTGATGGGCGACCAGAGCATGATGCGCAACGGACCGCGCATCAACTTCGTGTACCAGACCGAGCGCGAGGGGGTGCTGACCGCGCGGCGGCTGGACCCCGAGGTGGGCGAGATCAGCCAGGTGGTGCTGGAGCGCAACGCCCGCGGCAGCCAGCCGGGGATGCACCGCATGGCCGAGCGGGCCACGTGGACGAAGGCGCACGGCTGGCTGCTGCAGCGCGGCTACGTGCGCGAGCTGTACGCCGACGGCCGCGAGGTGACCACGCACTTCGACTCGCTGCGCGTGGCCGGGCTGATCGAGACCCCCGAGGACCTGCTGGGCGAGCCCAAGGCGCCCGAGGCCATGGGGTACCGCGAGATGTCGCGCTTCGTGGGCGCCATCGAGCGCTCCGGCGGCGACGCCAACCCGCTGAAGGTGGAGCGGGCGCAGAAGCTGGCCATCCCCATGGCGGTGATGGTGATCGTGCTCTTCGGCGCGCCGCTGGCCACCAGCAGCCAGCGCGGCGGCACCGCCTTCGGCGTGGGCATCAGCCTGGGCGTGACCATCGTGTACATGCTCCTCTTCCGCGTGGGCAAGGCGGTGGGCAGCAGCGGCGCGGTGGACCCCACGCTGGCCGCCTGGTTCCCCAACGGCCTCTTCCTGGTCGCCGGCCTGGCGCTGATGTCGCGGGTGCGAACGTAG
- a CDS encoding isochorismatase family cysteine hydrolase yields MPARNEDLHGMVPDTSPVALVLVDVINDMEFPGGERLAEHALPAAERIAELKRQAREAGVPVIYCNDNFGRWRSDFHEVVEHVLEDGVRGAPVARLLKPDHDDYFVLKPKHSAFYATTLGTLLDYLGARRLVFCGFSGDICVLFTAGDAYMRDFRLHVPSDCSASIDPEENRRALAYMRKNLKADTTPSTGLDFRKLMEEPADQS; encoded by the coding sequence ATGCCGGCCAGGAACGAAGACCTGCACGGAATGGTTCCCGACACCTCGCCGGTGGCGCTGGTGCTGGTGGACGTCATCAACGACATGGAGTTTCCCGGCGGCGAGCGGCTGGCCGAGCACGCCCTCCCCGCCGCCGAGCGCATCGCGGAATTGAAGCGGCAGGCGCGCGAGGCCGGCGTGCCGGTGATCTACTGCAACGACAACTTCGGGCGCTGGCGCTCGGACTTCCACGAGGTGGTGGAGCACGTGCTGGAAGACGGCGTGCGCGGCGCCCCCGTCGCCCGGCTGCTGAAGCCCGACCACGACGACTACTTCGTCCTGAAGCCCAAGCACTCCGCCTTCTACGCCACCACGCTCGGCACGCTGCTGGATTACCTGGGCGCGCGGCGGCTGGTGTTCTGCGGCTTCAGCGGCGACATCTGCGTGCTCTTCACCGCCGGCGACGCGTACATGCGCGACTTCCGGCTGCACGTGCCGTCGGACTGCTCCGCGTCCATCGACCCCGAGGAGAACCGCCGGGCGCTGGCCTACATGCGCAAGAACCTGAAGGCCGACACCACGCCGTCGACCGGCCTCGACTTCCGCAAGCTCATGGAGGAGCCGGCCGACCAGAGCTGA
- a CDS encoding type II secretion system F family protein produces MPTFAYSARSLNGEILSGEIELPTREEVVGYLVRQRLRPISVNTKARDLNIQFGTGIKTREVVIFTRQFSTMINSGLPLVQSLTILAEQTENKNFKKIIAQVLQDIQAGQTLADSLRKHPKVFTELYVNMVAAGEAGGILDVILMRLALFLEKNDALVRKIKGAMVYPLVMLIVVVLCTTVLLWKVVPVFAGMFTGAGLALPLPTRIVLALSNFLQHYMWLVVLSVIAFVVAIRQYYKTDNGKLQIDRLMLRMPVLGNLLRKSAVSRFTRTLGTLVSSGVSILDGLQITARTAGNRVVHDAVMKSRASIAGGATISEPLKESGVFPPMVVQMINVGEQTGGLDEMLSKIADFYDDEVDAAVSALTSILEPIMIVVMGVVIGGIVVAMYLPMFDMINAVH; encoded by the coding sequence ATGCCCACGTTCGCGTACAGCGCTCGCTCGCTCAACGGCGAGATCCTGAGCGGCGAGATCGAGCTTCCCACCCGCGAAGAGGTGGTGGGCTACCTGGTGCGCCAGCGGCTGCGGCCGATCTCGGTGAACACCAAGGCCCGGGATCTCAACATCCAGTTCGGCACGGGGATCAAGACGCGCGAGGTGGTGATCTTCACGCGCCAGTTCTCCACCATGATCAACTCCGGCCTGCCGCTGGTGCAGAGCCTGACCATCCTGGCCGAGCAGACCGAGAACAAGAACTTCAAGAAGATCATCGCCCAGGTGCTGCAGGACATTCAGGCCGGGCAGACGCTGGCCGACTCGCTGCGCAAGCACCCCAAGGTGTTCACCGAGCTGTACGTGAACATGGTGGCGGCGGGCGAGGCGGGCGGCATTCTGGACGTGATCCTGATGCGCCTGGCGCTCTTCCTGGAGAAGAACGACGCCCTGGTGCGCAAGATCAAGGGCGCCATGGTGTACCCGCTGGTGATGCTGATCGTGGTGGTGCTCTGCACCACGGTGCTGCTGTGGAAGGTGGTGCCGGTGTTCGCGGGGATGTTCACCGGCGCCGGGCTGGCGCTGCCGCTGCCCACGCGCATCGTGCTGGCGCTCAGCAACTTCCTGCAGCACTACATGTGGCTGGTGGTGCTGTCGGTGATCGCGTTCGTGGTGGCCATCCGCCAGTACTACAAGACCGACAACGGTAAGCTGCAGATCGACCGGCTGATGCTGCGCATGCCGGTGCTGGGCAACCTGCTGCGCAAGAGCGCGGTCAGCCGCTTCACCCGCACGCTGGGCACGCTGGTGAGCTCCGGCGTGTCGATCCTGGACGGGCTGCAGATCACCGCGCGCACGGCGGGCAACCGCGTGGTGCACGACGCGGTGATGAAGAGCCGCGCCAGCATTGCCGGCGGCGCCACCATCAGCGAGCCGCTGAAGGAGAGCGGCGTGTTCCCGCCCATGGTGGTGCAGATGATCAACGTGGGCGAGCAGACCGGCGGCCTGGACGAGATGCTGTCCAAGATCGCCGACTTCTACGACGACGAGGTGGACGCGGCGGTGAGCGCGCTGACCTCGATCCTGGAGCCCATCATGATCGTGGTGATGGGCGTGGTGATCGGCGGCATCGTGGTCGCCATGTACCTGCCCATGTTCGACATGATCAACGCCGTGCACTGA
- the pilB gene encoding type IV-A pilus assembly ATPase PilB: protein MAVSAPADRIGDQLVHEQLISRDQLQKALDDSRANGTRIGFSLVKLGFLGESDLVRALARQHRVPAVDLERVRLDPRILKLIPAEFAVKHQVLPLRRVGRTLTVAMSNPTDLGVIDDLKFLTRLDIEPVIAGDFTLKKIVEREYESADEKINELLKQFDDEGEVERVEEEQEEVSVASLQAAVEEAPVVKLINGILTDAVHRGASDIHFECYEKDIRVRYRIDGVLQEIMRPPIKMRAALISRFKILSDLNIAERRVPQDGRLKLRFGKRVIDFRVSTLPTLFGEKIVLRILDKGNLTLDLEKFGMEPKAEQDFMKAIMNPYGMVLVTGPTGSGKTTTLYSALSKINTNEVNIMTAEDPVEYNLHGINQVQVRTDIGMTFAAALKAFLRQDPNIIMVGEVRDLETGSIAIKAALTGHLVLSTLHTNDAPSTITRMVDMGIEPFNVASAVNLITAQRLVRRICSNCKEPATYPEEYLRAGGISDDDMQNTTFYRGKGCDNCGGSGYRGRQGLYEVMAMSPTLRRMILQNASTAELQAQAVAEGMLTLRMDGMLKVRKGITTLEEVIKETAAG, encoded by the coding sequence ATGGCTGTATCCGCACCCGCCGACCGCATCGGCGACCAGCTCGTACACGAGCAGCTGATCTCCCGCGACCAGCTCCAGAAGGCGCTGGACGACTCGCGCGCCAACGGCACGCGGATCGGGTTCTCGCTGGTGAAGCTGGGCTTCCTGGGCGAGAGCGACCTGGTGCGCGCGCTGGCGCGGCAGCACCGGGTGCCCGCCGTGGACCTGGAGCGCGTGCGGCTGGACCCGCGCATCCTGAAGCTGATTCCCGCGGAGTTCGCGGTGAAGCACCAGGTGCTGCCGCTGCGCCGCGTGGGGCGCACGCTCACCGTGGCCATGTCGAACCCCACCGACCTGGGGGTGATCGACGACCTGAAGTTCCTCACCCGGCTGGACATCGAGCCGGTGATCGCGGGCGACTTCACGCTGAAGAAGATCGTCGAGCGCGAGTACGAGAGCGCCGACGAGAAGATCAACGAGCTGCTGAAGCAGTTCGACGACGAGGGCGAGGTCGAGCGCGTCGAGGAGGAGCAGGAGGAGGTTTCGGTCGCCTCGCTGCAGGCCGCGGTGGAAGAGGCGCCGGTGGTCAAGCTGATCAACGGCATCCTCACCGACGCCGTGCACCGCGGCGCCAGCGACATCCACTTCGAGTGCTACGAGAAGGACATCCGCGTCCGCTACCGCATCGACGGCGTGCTGCAGGAGATCATGCGGCCGCCCATCAAGATGCGCGCGGCGCTGATCTCCCGCTTCAAGATCCTGTCGGACCTGAACATCGCCGAGCGCCGGGTGCCGCAGGACGGGCGCCTCAAGCTGCGCTTCGGCAAGCGGGTGATCGACTTCCGCGTGAGCACCCTGCCGACGCTGTTCGGCGAGAAGATCGTGCTCCGCATTCTGGACAAGGGGAACCTGACGCTCGACCTGGAGAAGTTCGGCATGGAGCCCAAGGCCGAACAGGACTTCATGAAGGCGATCATGAACCCCTACGGGATGGTGCTGGTCACCGGGCCCACCGGCTCGGGCAAGACGACGACGCTGTACAGCGCGCTGTCGAAGATCAACACCAACGAGGTCAACATCATGACCGCCGAGGACCCGGTCGAGTACAACCTGCACGGCATCAACCAGGTGCAGGTGCGCACCGACATCGGGATGACCTTCGCGGCGGCGCTGAAGGCGTTCCTGCGCCAGGACCCCAACATCATCATGGTCGGCGAGGTGCGCGACCTGGAGACGGGGTCCATCGCCATCAAGGCGGCGCTCACCGGCCACCTGGTGCTCTCCACGCTGCACACCAACGACGCGCCCTCCACCATCACCCGCATGGTGGACATGGGGATCGAGCCGTTCAACGTGGCCAGCGCGGTGAACCTGATCACCGCCCAGCGCCTGGTGCGCCGCATCTGCAGCAACTGCAAGGAGCCGGCGACCTACCCGGAAGAGTACCTGCGCGCCGGCGGCATCAGCGACGACGACATGCAGAACACCACCTTCTACCGCGGCAAGGGGTGCGACAACTGCGGCGGCAGCGGCTACCGCGGCCGGCAGGGGCTGTACGAGGTGATGGCGATGAGCCCCACGCTGCGCCGCATGATCCTGCAGAACGCCAGCACCGCCGAATTGCAGGCGCAGGCGGTGGCCGAGGGGATGCTGACGCTGCGCATGGACGGGATGCTGAAGGTGCGCAAGGGCATCACCACGCTCGAAGAAGTGATCAAGGAGACGGCGGCCGGCTGA
- a CDS encoding LptF/LptG family permease has protein sequence MKILTRYLLRAHVGPFFFAFFALTGVVLINTLARRLAELAGKGLPMRAILEFFVYALPASVALTFPMAVLVAILYTFATFTAENEITAMKAGGLDLKRLLLPLLAVAAVLTVVMIWFNDRVLPEANHRWSQLFVDIARKTPTVALEPQTINKLSAQSGSAQTYYLRAARIDPTTNRLWDVSIYDVSNPNVLRSIYADSGVAQFNTSRTDMVLTLWHGHMREVPLDDPKTFRRMTFSQQKFGIPGIGTSFNLGGQDEGYRGDREMTVGMLQARIDTLRGQRREELRRVRLEMQGDLGFAVSGGRKPFATLPGEPPPPPVTHVEPGSVRTRTRRTADDLASSVARVKDLEEQVRDLDVEIHKKYSIAVASLVFVIVGAPLALRFGGGGIGMVIATSMVIFAIYYVGLIGGESLAGRGYVTPFVAMWIVNVLMTILGVAGLATMGRETATARSSMWDQMLQGFRDFFATVTRRKARG, from the coding sequence ATGAAGATCCTCACGCGTTACCTGCTCCGGGCGCACGTCGGCCCGTTTTTCTTTGCGTTCTTCGCGCTCACCGGGGTGGTGCTCATCAACACCCTGGCCCGCCGCCTGGCCGAGCTGGCCGGCAAGGGGCTGCCGATGCGCGCCATCCTGGAGTTCTTCGTCTACGCGCTTCCCGCCAGCGTCGCCCTCACCTTTCCCATGGCCGTGCTGGTGGCCATCCTGTACACCTTCGCCACCTTCACGGCCGAGAACGAGATCACCGCGATGAAGGCCGGCGGGCTGGACCTGAAGCGCCTGCTCCTCCCCCTGCTCGCGGTTGCCGCCGTCCTCACCGTGGTGATGATCTGGTTCAACGACCGCGTGCTCCCCGAGGCCAACCACCGCTGGAGCCAGCTCTTCGTCGACATCGCGCGCAAGACGCCCACGGTGGCGCTCGAGCCGCAGACCATCAACAAGCTTTCCGCCCAGTCCGGCTCGGCGCAGACCTATTATCTCCGCGCCGCGCGGATCGACCCCACCACCAACCGGCTGTGGGACGTGTCGATCTACGACGTCAGCAACCCCAACGTGCTGCGCTCGATCTACGCCGACAGCGGGGTGGCGCAGTTCAACACCTCGCGCACCGACATGGTGCTCACGCTCTGGCACGGCCACATGCGCGAGGTGCCGCTGGACGACCCCAAGACCTTCCGGCGGATGACCTTCTCCCAGCAGAAGTTCGGCATTCCGGGGATCGGCACCTCGTTCAACCTGGGCGGGCAGGACGAAGGCTACCGCGGCGACCGCGAGATGACCGTGGGGATGCTGCAGGCCCGCATCGACACGCTGCGCGGCCAGCGCCGCGAGGAGCTGCGCCGCGTGCGCCTGGAGATGCAGGGCGACCTCGGGTTCGCCGTCTCGGGCGGCCGCAAGCCCTTCGCCACCCTGCCGGGCGAGCCCCCGCCGCCGCCGGTTACGCACGTGGAGCCCGGGAGCGTGCGCACGCGCACGCGGCGGACGGCCGACGACCTGGCCTCGTCGGTGGCCCGGGTGAAGGACCTGGAGGAGCAGGTGCGCGACCTGGACGTGGAGATCCACAAGAAGTACTCCATCGCCGTGGCCTCGCTCGTCTTCGTCATCGTGGGCGCGCCGCTGGCGCTGCGCTTCGGGGGCGGGGGGATCGGGATGGTGATCGCCACCAGCATGGTCATCTTCGCCATCTACTACGTGGGGCTGATCGGCGGCGAGTCGCTGGCCGGGCGCGGCTACGTGACCCCGTTCGTGGCGATGTGGATCGTGAACGTCTTGATGACGATCCTGGGCGTCGCGGGGCTGGCCACGATGGGGCGGGAGACGGCCACCGCGCGCAGCAGCATGTGGGACCAGATGCTGCAGGGCTTCCGCGACTTCTTCGCCACCGTCACCCGCCGGAAGGCACGGGGCTGA
- a CDS encoding ComEA family DNA-binding protein: MIHTTPQERLALGVFALLVSAGVGARMMHRDSPVELTGPGVEADAREPQLRAEVERRTRDAAHRAQPLAAGERIDPNTAPEEELDRIPKVGPGQAKKIVEWRQAHGAFRSLADLDSVPGIGPAALAAIAPYVMLPQGDGPAVRSAANRPEAGNSAIPPAGGNPAISLNSASAQELTRIPGIGPSLAGRIVAWREGHGAFRSLDELEKVPGIGPATVARIRSSGAAIP; the protein is encoded by the coding sequence ATGATCCACACGACACCGCAGGAACGGCTGGCGCTGGGCGTGTTCGCGCTGCTGGTGAGCGCCGGCGTGGGCGCGCGGATGATGCACCGCGATTCACCCGTGGAGCTGACGGGACCGGGCGTGGAGGCGGACGCCCGCGAGCCGCAGCTCCGCGCCGAGGTGGAGCGGAGGACGCGCGACGCCGCGCACCGCGCGCAGCCGCTGGCCGCCGGCGAGCGCATCGACCCGAACACGGCGCCGGAGGAGGAGCTGGACCGCATCCCCAAGGTCGGGCCCGGGCAGGCGAAGAAGATCGTGGAGTGGCGGCAGGCCCACGGCGCCTTCCGCTCGCTGGCCGACCTGGACTCGGTCCCCGGCATCGGCCCGGCGGCGCTGGCGGCCATCGCCCCGTATGTGATGCTCCCGCAGGGGGATGGACCGGCCGTGCGAAGTGCCGCAAATCGCCCCGAAGCCGGGAATTCTGCCATACCGCCCGCGGGCGGAAACCCAGCAATTTCGCTCAACTCCGCCTCGGCACAGGAGTTGACTCGCATCCCCGGCATCGGGCCCTCGCTGGCCGGGCGCATCGTGGCCTGGCGCGAGGGCCACGGCGCGTTCCGGTCGCTGGACGAGCTGGAGAAGGTGCCGGGGATCGGCCCCGCCACCGTGGCGCGGATCCGGTCGTCGGGTGCGGCAATCCCTTGA
- a CDS encoding restriction endonuclease encodes MPSHSEYITRVRELDWNGLRALWMRIKAGHTPGWPPGKAFEHLVLRAFELDGAEVRWPYLVRHGGEVVEEIDGAVYAADLSCLVETKDTAGLVDVTFLAKMRNQLARRPACTLGLFFSRSGFTDAAITLVSYFAPQTVLLWRGEEMDYLLGNEFIVAGLLEKYRRAVEDGPVYYNLELGRTR; translated from the coding sequence ATGCCCTCGCATTCCGAGTACATCACCCGCGTCCGCGAGCTCGACTGGAACGGCCTGCGCGCGCTCTGGATGCGCATCAAGGCCGGCCACACGCCGGGCTGGCCGCCAGGAAAGGCTTTCGAGCACCTGGTCCTGCGCGCCTTCGAGCTGGATGGCGCGGAGGTCCGCTGGCCGTACCTCGTCCGCCACGGCGGCGAGGTAGTCGAGGAAATCGACGGCGCGGTGTATGCCGCTGACCTCTCATGCCTGGTCGAGACGAAGGATACGGCCGGGCTGGTCGATGTCACCTTTCTCGCCAAGATGAGGAACCAGCTCGCGCGGAGGCCGGCCTGCACGCTGGGCCTGTTCTTCAGCCGGAGCGGCTTCACCGACGCAGCGATCACGCTCGTTTCGTATTTCGCGCCGCAGACAGTGCTGCTTTGGAGAGGCGAAGAGATGGATTATCTTCTGGGCAACGAGTTCATCGTCGCGGGACTTCTGGAGAAGTACCGCCGCGCTGTGGAGGACGGGCCTGTGTACTACAACCTGGAACTCGGGAGGACCCGGTGA
- a CDS encoding OmpA family protein, whose product MMNVHAKKLAAMACAVSLAGCASLNNTQKGAAVGAGAGGAIGAVIGHNTGSTARGAILGAVIGGAAGAVIGHQMDRQAQDLQGDLGQNASVERVGEGIAVTFASGILYPFNSVDILPAGRENLRQLAQSLQRYPGTEVLIVGHTDNVGSDAYNMNLSQQRAEAARGYLVSMGVPAQRIRTSGRGESEPVASNETESGRQQNRRVEVAIFANEQYRQQILNEYGRGGNPAP is encoded by the coding sequence ATGATGAACGTGCATGCGAAGAAGCTGGCCGCCATGGCCTGCGCGGTGTCGCTGGCCGGATGCGCCAGCCTGAACAACACCCAGAAGGGCGCCGCGGTCGGCGCGGGCGCCGGTGGCGCCATCGGCGCGGTGATCGGGCACAACACCGGGAGCACGGCGCGCGGCGCCATCCTGGGCGCGGTGATCGGCGGCGCGGCGGGCGCGGTGATCGGCCACCAGATGGACCGGCAGGCGCAGGACCTCCAGGGCGACCTGGGGCAGAACGCCAGCGTGGAGCGCGTGGGCGAGGGCATCGCGGTGACCTTCGCGTCGGGGATCCTGTACCCCTTCAACTCGGTCGACATCCTTCCCGCCGGGCGCGAGAACCTGCGCCAGCTCGCGCAGAGCCTGCAGCGCTACCCGGGCACCGAGGTGCTGATCGTGGGCCACACCGACAACGTGGGCTCCGATGCGTACAACATGAACCTGTCGCAGCAGCGCGCCGAGGCGGCCCGCGGCTACCTGGTCTCCATGGGCGTGCCCGCGCAGCGCATCCGCACCAGCGGCCGCGGCGAGAGCGAGCCGGTGGCCTCGAACGAGACCGAGTCGGGGCGCCAGCAGAACCGCCGCGTGGAGGTCGCCATCTTCGCGAACGAGCAGTACCGCCAGCAGATCCTGAATGAGTACGGCCGCGGCGGCAACCCGGCCCCGTGA
- a CDS encoding M28 family peptidase — protein sequence MPFRRARGCVPLGVLLAFSACTRGDPALGRHVDHPEFPGDVAWAFLTDQVAIGPRYAGTKPHGRAVRWLRDQLSFRADTVVLQPFTFDTAPGKRVEMTNVLARWRPAEARRILLVAHWDTHPHAEESADPADRRLPVPGANDGASGTAVLAALAEVFRQQKPEVGVDLLFTDGDDFVAGRWLGTEHYLATLPAANRPAFAVVLELVGDRDAWLPRDAGSLRHAPAVVRRVWGTAAEMRLDSVFVAETVPDSLGAHLLLSRAGIPAARLNDPEYGPGNSWFHTARDLPGATRRETLALVGGVLAEVVYRGIPAPK from the coding sequence ATGCCGTTCCGCCGCGCGCGCGGGTGCGTGCCGCTGGGGGTGCTGCTCGCGTTCTCCGCCTGCACGCGCGGCGACCCGGCGCTGGGGCGCCACGTGGACCATCCGGAGTTCCCGGGCGACGTGGCCTGGGCGTTCCTGACCGACCAGGTGGCCATCGGGCCCCGCTACGCGGGAACGAAGCCGCACGGCCGCGCGGTGCGCTGGCTGCGCGACCAGCTCTCGTTCCGCGCCGACACCGTGGTCCTCCAGCCCTTCACCTTCGACACGGCGCCGGGGAAGCGGGTGGAGATGACGAACGTCCTGGCCCGCTGGCGGCCGGCGGAGGCGCGGCGGATCCTGCTGGTGGCGCACTGGGACACGCATCCGCACGCGGAGGAGAGCGCCGACCCGGCCGACCGCCGCCTCCCCGTCCCCGGCGCGAACGACGGGGCCTCGGGAACGGCGGTCCTGGCCGCCCTCGCGGAGGTCTTCCGCCAGCAGAAGCCGGAGGTGGGCGTCGACCTCCTCTTCACCGACGGCGACGACTTCGTGGCCGGGCGGTGGCTGGGGACGGAGCACTACCTCGCCACGCTGCCGGCCGCGAACCGCCCCGCGTTCGCCGTGGTGCTGGAGCTGGTGGGGGACCGGGACGCGTGGCTGCCGCGCGACGCCGGCTCGCTCCGCCACGCCCCCGCGGTCGTCCGGCGCGTGTGGGGGACGGCGGCGGAGATGCGGCTGGATTCGGTCTTCGTCGCCGAGACGGTGCCGGACAGCCTGGGCGCGCACCTCCTCCTTTCCCGCGCGGGGATTCCGGCGGCGCGGCTGAACGATCCCGAGTACGGGCCGGGGAACTCGTGGTTCCACACCGCGCGCGACCTTCCCGGCGCCACCCGCCGCGAGACGCTGGCGCTGGTCGGGGGCGTGCTGGCTGAGGTCGTCTACCGCGGGATTCCGGCACCGAAGTGA
- a CDS encoding type IV pilus twitching motility protein PilT, whose protein sequence is MTIAAEPAREAATAVRTLNLRSLLEEMIERGASDLHITAGERPKVRVDGHITDSGMDYILTPKDTLQLTYSILTENQKKRFETEDELDFSFGIQNLARFRGNVYRQRGCVALAIRQIPFKILTFEELRLPAVIQKFAEKPRGLILVTGPTGSGKSTTLAAIIDKINKERRGHILTIEDPIEFIHRHQGCMVNQREVGSDTQSFGRALKYALRQDPDVILVGEMRDLETVSAALTIAETGHLCLATLHTNSAAETINRVIDVFPAHQQPQIRAQLAFVLEGVVTQQLLPKARGRGRAMAAEVMVCTPAIRACIRDDKVHQIYSIMQAGKKHGMQTLNDSLKELYLQREVTLEEALKRSGDPNEFLQMVGEPVPG, encoded by the coding sequence ATGACCATCGCCGCCGAGCCGGCCCGCGAGGCCGCCACCGCCGTACGCACGCTGAACCTGCGCTCGCTCCTGGAGGAGATGATCGAGCGCGGCGCCAGCGACCTGCACATCACCGCGGGCGAGCGCCCCAAGGTGCGCGTGGACGGGCACATCACCGACAGCGGGATGGACTACATCCTGACGCCCAAGGACACGCTGCAGCTGACCTACTCGATCCTCACCGAGAACCAGAAGAAGCGCTTCGAGACCGAGGACGAGCTGGACTTCTCGTTCGGCATCCAGAACCTGGCGCGCTTCCGCGGCAACGTGTACCGCCAGCGTGGGTGCGTGGCGCTGGCCATCCGGCAGATCCCGTTCAAGATCCTGACCTTCGAGGAGCTGCGCCTTCCCGCGGTGATCCAGAAGTTCGCCGAGAAGCCGCGCGGGCTGATCCTGGTTACCGGCCCCACCGGGTCGGGGAAGTCGACGACGCTGGCGGCGATCATCGACAAGATCAACAAGGAGCGCCGGGGGCACATCCTGACCATCGAGGACCCCATCGAGTTCATCCACCGCCACCAGGGGTGCATGGTGAACCAGCGCGAGGTGGGAAGCGACACCCAGAGCTTCGGGCGGGCGCTGAAGTACGCGCTGCGGCAGGACCCCGACGTGATCCTGGTGGGCGAGATGCGCGACCTGGAGACGGTGTCGGCCGCGCTCACCATCGCCGAGACGGGCCACCTCTGCCTGGCCACGCTGCACACCAACAGCGCGGCCGAGACCATCAACCGCGTGATCGACGTCTTCCCCGCGCACCAGCAGCCGCAGATCCGCGCGCAGCTGGCCTTCGTGCTGGAGGGGGTGGTCACGCAGCAGCTGCTGCCCAAGGCTCGCGGCCGCGGCCGGGCCATGGCGGCCGAGGTGATGGTGTGCACGCCGGCCATCCGCGCCTGCATCCGCGACGACAAGGTGCACCAGATCTACTCGATCATGCAGGCCGGGAAGAAGCACGGGATGCAGACGCTGAACGACTCGCTGAAGGAGCTCTACCTGCAGCGCGAGGTGACGCTGGAGGAGGCGCTGAAGCGGTCCGGCGACCCCAACGAGTTCCTGCAGATGGTGGGCGAGCCGGTTCCGGGCTGA